The nucleotide sequence CTCCAACCGCGATGCCACACGCCGCGATATTTACAACAAACTCATGGGCATCGTCAAGGCTGCGGCGCCGGAGGCTGAATCTTCATCCAGAGACCCTACACCAACACTCACACCAGTCTTGGCCCCGGTGCGGAAACCCAGCAGCACAGGAAATTCTCCGTCCCCACCCCTCCTCAGCAGGCGACAGACCTCGGATCTTGGAGATGGGGCGGAGAACGGGGACGATGAGTATGAGATTTATGACGACGAGACGCCCGACGAGCCAGAAGAGGCTGATGATCCCAACCAGCCCGAGGTCATTGAAAAGAGGAAACGAAGACTCAGGATCAAGGGTCTAAAGCGCAAGAAGAGGGACAATGGGTTTGAGTTCAGCAATAGCAGTTCCGACGTGGTTGGTATTATCTTCCTCGAGATCCGCAGCATCACCGACCTACCCCCAGAGCACAACTTTACCAGGACTAGCTTCGACTGCGATCCATTTGTGGTGGCCTCGCTGGGCAAGAAGACCTACCGAACCCGGACGATTCGACACAATTTGAACCCTGTTTTCAACGAAAAGATGATTTTCCAGGTTTTGAACCACGAACAGCAGTATTCTTTCTCCTTCACCGTTATAGACCGGGACAAGTTCTCGGGTAATGATTTTATTGCATCCGTCAACTTGCCCATCAAGGAGATCATGGATAAGGCTCCCAGGGCGGACCCGACTACCGGCCTGTACGAGCTCAAAGATCCTCCAGAATATACGCCAGAAAAGCGGTCTCGGTTCATGAGACTCAGTATGTCGCGGTCTGGCTCTTCTGCATCCCTATCTAAGTTGAGCCGGCCGTCACTGAGCAAGTCTTCCTCGCTGGCCTCTACCACAGCACAAGGCTCTGCGACACCGTCACAAGCTACACCGGCCCCCTCAACGTCGCCAGGCGCTAGTGGAATGCTCTCGGAAGCAGTGGCCAGATCCAACGCAGTTAACTCTGGGCTGCTGACACCTTCCGAGAACGTCGGTGCGGCCGCTGCGGTTTCTGCTGCGGCAACATCTGGTGGAGAGTTGAACCCGGACAGCGATGACCCCTTCTTCGTGTCCTTTGATCTACCTTTGAAAATGAAGAATCTCGAAAAGTGGGAGGACAAGCACAGCCCGGTGCTCTACATCCGTGCCAAGTACATGCCCTACCCAGCGCTTCGACAGCAGTTCTGGAGAGCGTTGCTGCGACAGTACGATGCCAACGAAAGCGGCGAGATCAGCAAGGTGGAGCTCACCACGATGCTCGACACATTAGGATCGACGCTGAGAGACTCTACGATCGACAGCTTCTTCCAACGGTTCCCTCACAAGGCTGCAAATGGCGAGGATGGAGTCGAGATCACCATGGACGAGGCAGTTCTTTGCCTCGAGGATCAATTGTCCAAATCCAGACCGGGCTCGACAATTGGCGACAAGGTCAAGAACATGCTACCTGATGCGGAGAAGGTCAAGGGGCTACTTTCGGTACCTGGTCATACGGCATCAACAGCGTCTGACACATCAAGCGGTGATGACGCAACCCCGGTTGAGGGATCATCTACAACTGTAACCACAGAGGACAGCACCATCAAAGTGCCGGACCTTAGTGACTCGGGCATGGAGGGAGACGTTCTTGAGCGCGGGGATGATTTGAATGACCGCGGCGAGGAGCACGTCGTTATGATTAGAGAGTGCCCCATCTGCCACCAGCCTCGACTTAATAGGCGGAAAGATGCCGACATCGTGACGCACATCTCGACCTGTGCCAGCCAGGATTGGCGGCAGGTCAACAACCTCATGATGGCAGGCTTTGTTACAGCCAGTCAGGCGCATCGCAAGTGGTACTCCAAGGTCATCACCAAGATATCGTACGGCGGCTACAAGCTCGGTGCCAACTCGGCCAATATCTTGGTCCAAGACCGACTGACGGGCCAGATCAACGAGGAGAAGATGAGCGTTTATGTGCGTCTGGGTATTAGGTTATTGTACAAGGGGCTGAAGTCCAATAGTATGGAGAACAAGAGGAGTAAGTTTTGTGGACTTGTTTTACTGTTCCTCTAATTGGAGGTATAATGTGGTGGGCGACTAACAAGTTGGGATTTGCAGTTCGGAAACTCCTCAAGAGCCTCAGCATCAAGCAGGGCAAAAAGTATGACGACCCTGCCTCCACAGCCGAGATTCAGAAGTTTATCGAGTTCCACAACCTAGACATGTCGGAGGTACTTCTATCGATCGACGAGTTCAAGAGCTTCAACGAGTTCTTCTATCGTGCGCTCAAGCCTGGTGCAAGGCCCTGCTCGGCGCCCGACCGCCCGCGCATCATCGTGTCACCCGCGGACTGCCGTTGCGTAGTATTCAATCGCGTCGACGTGGCAACCAAGGTCTGGGTCAAGGGA is from Pyricularia oryzae 70-15 chromosome 2, whole genome shotgun sequence and encodes:
- a CDS encoding phosphatidylserine decarboxylase, with translation MVRIIPSRLKSSASISNTASTNNSRAPSPMRNKGDSASPEGRRETGLVLNIVILRGRNLAAKDRSGTSDPYLVLNCGDSKHVTATVSKSLNPEWNEQCEFPINGAQHLLLDVCAWDKDRFGKDYMGEFDLALEEIFLDEKTEQPPKWYPLKSKRPGKKTSVVSGEVLLQFTIFDSSNRDATRRDIYNKLMGIVKAAAPEAESSSRDPTPTLTPVLAPVRKPSSTGNSPSPPLLSRRQTSDLGDGAENGDDEYEIYDDETPDEPEEADDPNQPEVIEKRKRRLRIKGLKRKKRDNGFEFSNSSSDVVGIIFLEIRSITDLPPEHNFTRTSFDCDPFVVASLGKKTYRTRTIRHNLNPVFNEKMIFQVLNHEQQYSFSFTVIDRDKFSGNDFIASVNLPIKEIMDKAPRADPTTGLYELKDPPEYTPEKRSRFMRLSMSRSGSSASLSKLSRPSLSKSSSLASTTAQGSATPSQATPAPSTSPGASGMLSEAVARSNAVNSGLLTPSENVGAAAAVSAAATSGGELNPDSDDPFFVSFDLPLKMKNLEKWEDKHSPVLYIRAKYMPYPALRQQFWRALLRQYDANESGEISKVELTTMLDTLGSTLRDSTIDSFFQRFPHKAANGEDGVEITMDEAVLCLEDQLSKSRPGSTIGDKVKNMLPDAEKVKGLLSVPGHTASTASDTSSGDDATPVEGSSTTVTTEDSTIKVPDLSDSGMEGDVLERGDDLNDRGEEHVVMIRECPICHQPRLNRRKDADIVTHISTCASQDWRQVNNLMMAGFVTASQAHRKWYSKVITKISYGGYKLGANSANILVQDRLTGQINEEKMSVYVRLGIRLLYKGLKSNSMENKRIRKLLKSLSIKQGKKYDDPASTAEIQKFIEFHNLDMSEVLLSIDEFKSFNEFFYRALKPGARPCSAPDRPRIIVSPADCRCVVFNRVDVATKVWVKGRDFSIKRLLGDAYPEDAKRYENGGGLAIFRLAPQDYHRFHIPVDGVMGKPKTIAGEYYTVNPMAIRSALDVYGENVRVVVPIDSPEFGRVMVVCIGAMMVGSTVITGHEGDEVKRADELGYFKFGGSTLVVLFEEGKMRFDDDLVDNSNGALETLVRVGMSVGHHVNEPQWTPDMRKNENDITEQDKKDAKRRIQGAEFSDMTPEDSGPDETPSKPSLTTRIAG